One part of the Xiphophorus maculatus strain JP 163 A chromosome 1, X_maculatus-5.0-male, whole genome shotgun sequence genome encodes these proteins:
- the ccnq gene encoding cyclin-Q isoform X1: MEGPSCRVSAGAEEPRPSGRRDAGSEPTWDTKTHFRVCRFIMETGVKLCMRSVPVATACVLYHRFFQRVTSRVYEPYLVAMSCLYLAGKVEEQHIRTRDIINVSHRYFNKGSAPLECDKEFWDLRDSVVHCELLILRQLNFHVSFEHPHKYLLHYLLSVKSLVNRHAWSRTPVAETSWALLRDCYHGDMCIRHTPQHIAVAALYLALSSYGVELPAGEKEWWQVLCEDVTKADINAVISDLLRLYDMEAKCI; this comes from the exons ATGGAGGGTCCGTCCTGTCGGGTATCTGCTGGGGCAGAAGAACCCCGGCCGTCGGGCAGGAGGGACGCTGGGTCGGAGCCCACGTGGGACACGAAGACTCACTTTCGTGTGTGTCGCTTCATAATGGAAACAG GAGTGAAGCTCTGTATGCGCTCAGTACCCGTGGCAACGGCCTGTGTGTTGTACCATCGTTTCTTCCAGCGGGTCACATCCCGTGTTTATGAACCCTACCTGGTGGCCATGAGCTGCTTGTACTTGGCTGGAAAAGTGGAGGAGCAACACATCCGGACCCGGGACATCATCAATGTGAGCCACAG GTACTTTAACAAAGGCAGTGCTCCTCTCGAATGTGATAAGGAGTTCTGGGACCTAAGGGACAGCGTGGTGCACTGTGAGCTCCTCATCCTACGACAGCTCAACTTCCACGTCTCCTTTGAACATCCTcacaag TATTTGCTCCACTACCTGCTTTCTGTGAAATCACTGGTGAACCGGCACGCTTGGTCTCGAACCCCCGTGGCTGAGACTTCCTGGGCATTGCTGAGAGACTGTTACCATGGAGACATGTGCATCCGCCACACACCGCAACACATTGCGGTAGCTGCACTCTACCTGGCGCTGAGCAGCTATGGAGTGGAGCTGCCCGCTGGAGAGAAGGAGTGGTGGCAG gtGCTGTGTGAGGACGTGACCAAAGCAGACATCAACGCTGTGATCTCAGACCTTCTCCGGCTGTATGACATGGAGGCCAAGTGTATCTGA
- the ccnq gene encoding cyclin-Q isoform X2 codes for MEGPSCRVSAGAEEPRPSGRRDAGSEPTWDTKTHFRVCRFIMETGVKLCMRSVPVATACVLYHRFFQRVTSRVYEPYLVAMSCLYLAGKVEEQHIRTRDIINVSHRYFNKGSAPLECDKEFWDLRDSVVHCELLILRQLNFHVSFEHPHKYLLHYLLSVKSLVNRHAWSRTPVAETSWALLRDCYHGDMCIRHTPQHIAVAALYLALSSYGVELPAGEKEWWQVLFSKSSDSD; via the exons ATGGAGGGTCCGTCCTGTCGGGTATCTGCTGGGGCAGAAGAACCCCGGCCGTCGGGCAGGAGGGACGCTGGGTCGGAGCCCACGTGGGACACGAAGACTCACTTTCGTGTGTGTCGCTTCATAATGGAAACAG GAGTGAAGCTCTGTATGCGCTCAGTACCCGTGGCAACGGCCTGTGTGTTGTACCATCGTTTCTTCCAGCGGGTCACATCCCGTGTTTATGAACCCTACCTGGTGGCCATGAGCTGCTTGTACTTGGCTGGAAAAGTGGAGGAGCAACACATCCGGACCCGGGACATCATCAATGTGAGCCACAG GTACTTTAACAAAGGCAGTGCTCCTCTCGAATGTGATAAGGAGTTCTGGGACCTAAGGGACAGCGTGGTGCACTGTGAGCTCCTCATCCTACGACAGCTCAACTTCCACGTCTCCTTTGAACATCCTcacaag TATTTGCTCCACTACCTGCTTTCTGTGAAATCACTGGTGAACCGGCACGCTTGGTCTCGAACCCCCGTGGCTGAGACTTCCTGGGCATTGCTGAGAGACTGTTACCATGGAGACATGTGCATCCGCCACACACCGCAACACATTGCGGTAGCTGCACTCTACCTGGCGCTGAGCAGCTATGGAGTGGAGCTGCCCGCTGGAGAGAAGGAGTGGTGGCAG GTTTTATTTAGCAAGTCATCCGATTCCGATTGA